In a genomic window of Cydia fagiglandana chromosome 8, ilCydFagi1.1, whole genome shotgun sequence:
- the LOC134666942 gene encoding uncharacterized protein LOC134666942 produces MRMDKLADFSEAIVRGQSERVVKIQVTWVALYEAISYIQSHNQDKSIILTDSLSCLQDLKRLPFHSKDNFYLTLKIKDKLRECHDANLQVVLAWIPSHSGISGNEVVDQCAKAAIHQSFASDQKCFTRDIRSSIRCLLFENWNKSWQLSRRAKGQHYGNLQPNIPPKPWFFKHKGYSKVATSNIIRLRLGHICSPVRLAKMRIRDSSICECGLDEGWMDTLPNTVYTSPTIYIILPVCYPTSTLAESSSPDGAIIHKN; encoded by the exons ATGCGAATGGATAAACTGGCTGACTTTTCAGAGGCGATCGTGCGTGGCCAATCGGAGCGCGTCGTTAAGATTCAAGTCACGTGGG TTGCTCTATACGAAGCTATCTCCTACATTCAATCGCATAATCAAGATAAAAGTATAATATTGACTGATTCTCTGAGCTGCTTACAGGACCTGAAGAGACTACCATTTCACTCCAAGGATAACTTCTAccttaccttaaaaataaaagataaacttaGAGAATGTCATGATGCCAATTTGCAAGTAGTCTTAGCATGGATCCCTAGCCACTCAGGCATATCTGGTAACGAGGTCGTGGACCAATGTGCAAAAGCTGCCATACACCAGAGTTTCGCTTCTGACCAAAAATGCTTTACTCGAGACATAAGATCTTCGATAAGATGTCTGCTTTTTGAAAATTGGAATAAATCATGGCAACTCTCACGTAGAGCCAAGGGTCAACACTACGGTAACCTGCAACCAAATATCCCTCCTAAACCCTGGTTTTTCAAGCACAAAGGCTATTCTAAGGTAGCAACTTCGAATATTATCAGATTACGACTTGGACACATTTGTTCGCCAGTGCGCCTGGCCAAGATGCGAATAAGGGACAGCTCTATCTGTGAATGTGGATTGGACGAAG GGTGGATGGATACTCTACCGAACACCGTATATACATCACCGACGATCTATATCATACTGCCCGTGTGTTATCCAACCTCGACACTGGCGGAATCATCAAGCCCTGATGGAGCCATAATACACaaaaattga